A portion of the Oncorhynchus masou masou isolate Uvic2021 chromosome 11, UVic_Omas_1.1, whole genome shotgun sequence genome contains these proteins:
- the rln1 gene encoding prorelaxin H1: MPLKLTTVILVCVGSLFLCASAQSLSRDYGVKLCGREFIRAVIFTCGGSRWKRSLDEHLDPFQPGSYSDVTEDEDSRINWPHGHGLDQAADHPLQLSSSSSLADLLSLLGGVGHHRGLTVDVNPSEGLQNQASALGGVAKNPSINWPRRDRQKRNFSLGLAGMCCNQGCTKNDIGRLC, translated from the exons ATGCCTCTAAAGCTTACTACTGTGATCCTTGTGTGTGTTGGTAGTTTGTTTTTGTGTGCGAGCGCTCAAAGCCTATCACGAGACTACGGGGTGAAACTGTGCGGCAGAGAGTTCATAAGAGCCGTTATCTTCACGTGCGGCGGGTCCCGTTGGAAACGATCCTTAGATGAACACTTGG ATCCCTTCCAGCCCGGTTCCTACAGTGATGTCACAGAGGATGAGGACAGCAGAATCAACTGGCCTCACGGACATGGTCTAGACCAGGCAGCAGACCACCCTCTCCagctctcctcctcatcctccctggCAGACCTGCTCTCACTCTTGGGCGGAGTAGGACACCATAGGGGGTTAACGGTTGATGTCAACCCCAGCGAGGGGCTTCAGAACCAGGCTTCAGCGCTGGGAGGAGTGGCCAAGAACCCGAGCATCAACTGGCCACGCCGCGACAGACAAAAGAGGAACTTTTCCCTGGGCTTAGCTGGCATGTGCTGTAACCAGGGTTGCACTAAGAATGACATTGGGCGTCtgtgctga